A genomic window from Brevibacillus agri includes:
- the cysS gene encoding cysteine--tRNA ligase has translation MGIQLTNTMTRRKEPFVTLEPGKVKMYVCGPTVYNYIHIGNARPAIVFDTLRRYLKYRGYEVTFVQNITDVDDKLIRVANQEGTTVKEVADRYTDAYNEDLRALNVLPPDIQPRVMQTIPEIISFVEGLIEKGYAYESEGDVYFRTGRFQEYGKLSHQPLDDLQAGARVEINEKKEHPLDFALWKSAKEGEVTWSSPWGEGRPGWHIECSAMALKFLGEQIDIHAGGTDLVFPHHENEIAQSECFTGKVFARYWLHNGMLNIDNEKMSKSLGNFLLARDLSKKFGGQLIRFFMLQGHYRNPINFSEELLEQAANGLERIKTAYTNLSHRLDTARDEEPNGQAEEQQRIINELRERFITEMDDDLNTANAITVIFDVVKEANLYLRHQNVGAGEVRAYMELLVELTEVLGLEIAEEQELVDSEIDALIAERTEARKAKNFARSDEIRDLLAAKGIVLEDTPQGVRWRRK, from the coding sequence ATGGGCATTCAACTGACTAATACGATGACACGACGAAAGGAACCGTTCGTCACATTGGAGCCGGGCAAGGTGAAGATGTACGTATGTGGACCGACCGTGTACAACTACATTCACATTGGAAACGCCCGTCCCGCTATTGTTTTCGACACGCTTCGACGTTATTTGAAATACCGCGGCTACGAAGTGACGTTCGTGCAAAACATTACCGATGTGGACGACAAACTGATTCGGGTAGCCAACCAGGAAGGAACGACGGTCAAGGAAGTAGCAGACCGCTACACCGATGCGTACAACGAGGACCTGCGTGCCCTGAACGTGTTGCCGCCTGACATTCAGCCGCGCGTCATGCAGACGATTCCGGAGATCATTTCGTTCGTGGAAGGGCTGATCGAAAAAGGCTACGCGTACGAGAGCGAAGGCGACGTCTATTTCCGCACGGGGCGTTTTCAGGAATATGGCAAGCTCTCGCACCAGCCGCTGGACGATTTGCAGGCAGGCGCTCGCGTAGAGATCAACGAGAAAAAAGAGCATCCGCTCGACTTCGCGCTCTGGAAGTCTGCGAAGGAAGGCGAAGTAACCTGGAGCAGCCCGTGGGGCGAAGGCAGACCAGGCTGGCATATCGAATGTTCGGCGATGGCCCTGAAGTTTTTGGGTGAACAGATCGACATTCATGCGGGCGGAACCGACCTTGTGTTCCCGCACCACGAAAACGAAATCGCGCAGTCCGAGTGCTTTACCGGAAAAGTGTTTGCCCGCTACTGGCTGCACAACGGGATGCTCAATATCGACAACGAGAAAATGTCGAAATCCCTCGGAAACTTTTTGCTCGCTCGCGATCTGTCCAAAAAATTCGGCGGCCAGTTGATCCGTTTCTTCATGCTGCAAGGCCACTACCGCAACCCGATCAATTTCAGCGAGGAGCTGCTGGAGCAGGCAGCGAACGGCCTGGAGCGCATCAAAACAGCTTACACGAACCTCTCCCACCGCCTGGATACGGCAAGAGACGAGGAGCCGAACGGCCAGGCCGAGGAACAGCAGCGCATCATCAATGAGCTGAGAGAACGGTTCATTACTGAAATGGACGACGATCTTAATACAGCCAATGCCATCACGGTCATTTTCGACGTGGTGAAGGAAGCGAACCTGTATTTGCGCCACCAAAATGTAGGGGCCGGAGAGGTTCGCGCCTATATGGAGCTGCTCGTGGAATTGACAGAAGTTCTCGGACTTGAGATTGCCGAGGAGCAGGAGCTGGTGGACAGTGAGATCGACGCGCTGATCGCAGAGCGCACAGAGGCGCGCAAAGCGAAAAACTTTGCCCGCTCTGACGAAATTCGCGACCTGCTCGCGGCAAAAGGAATCGTGCTGGAGGACACGCCACAAGGTGTTCGCTGGCGCCGAAAATAA